A single genomic interval of Peromyscus leucopus breed LL Stock chromosome 7, UCI_PerLeu_2.1, whole genome shotgun sequence harbors:
- the Castor1 gene encoding cytosolic arginine sensor for mTORC1 subunit 1 isoform X1, which yields MELHILEHRVRVLSLARSGLWLYTHPLIKLLFLPHRSRCKFFSLTETPEDYTLMVDEEGFKELPPSEFLQVAEATWLVMNVSSHSGAVMQAAGVTRIARSVIAPLAEHHVSVLMLSTYQTDFILVREQDLSVVIHTLAQEFQIYREVGGEPVPVAKDDSSNGFPRAQHGPSPTVHPIQSPQNRFCVLTLDPETLPAIATTLIDVLFYSHSVPKEAASGGPESSSIPFFAFSLIEGYISIVMDAETQKKFPSDLLLTSSSGELWRMVRIGGQPLGFDECGIVAQIAGPLAAADISAYYISTFNFDHALVPEDEISSVIDVLQRRQEGLTSKGP from the exons ATGGAACTTCACATCCTAGAGCACCGGGTGCGGGTACTGAGCCTCGCCCGCTCGGGCCTCTGGCTCtacacccacccactcatcaaGCTGCTCTTCCTGCCCCATCGCAGCCG GTGCAAGTTCTTCAGCCTGACGGAGACCCCGGAAGATTACACACTCATGGTGGATGAGGAGGGCTTTAAAG AGCTACCCCCATCCGAGTTCCTGCAAGTTGCCGAGGCCACGTGGCTGGTGATGAACGTATCATCTCACAGTGGCGCGGTGATGCAGGCCGCGGGCGTTACCAGGATTGCCCGGTCTGTCATTGCCCCGCTGGCTGAGCACCACGTGTCTGTGTTGATGCTGTCCACATACCAGACAGACTTCATCCTG GTACGGGAGCAGGACCTATCTGTCGTGATCCACACGCTGGCCCAGGAGTTCCAGATCTACCGTGAAGTAGGCGGGGAGCCTGTGCCTGTTGCCAAGGACGATTCCAGTAACGGCTTTCCCCGAGCCCAGCACG GGCCCAGTCCCACGGTGCATCCCATTCAGAGCCCGCAGAACCGATTTTGTGTCCTCACGCTGGACCCTGAGACATTGCCAGCTATTGCCACCACCCTCATTGATGTCCTCTTCTACTCACACAG TGTCCCCAAGGAGGCAGCCTCAGGTGGCCCGGAGTCAAGCTCCATCCCATTCTTCGCTTTCTCCCTCATTGAGGGTTACATCTCCATTGTTATGGACGCAGAGACCCAGAAAAA GTTCCCCAGTGACCTCTTGCTGACCAGTTCCTCTGGAGAGCTGTGGAGGATGGTACGCATCGGGGGACAGCCCCTGGGTTTCG ATGAATGTGGGATTGTGGCCCAGATCGCGGGTCCCCTGGCGGCGGCTGACATCTCTGCTTATTACATCAGTACCTTCAACTTTGACCATGCCCTG GTTCCTGAAGATGAGATCAGCAGTGTCATTGATGTACTCCAGCGAAGGCAAGAAGGCCTGACTTCCAAAGGTCCCTAG
- the Castor1 gene encoding cytosolic arginine sensor for mTORC1 subunit 1 isoform X2, giving the protein MELHILEHRVRVLSLARSGLWLYTHPLIKLLFLPHRSRCKFFSLTETPEDYTLMVDEEGFKELPPSEFLQVAEATWLVMNVSSHSGAVMQAAGVTRIARSVIAPLAEHHVSVLMLSTYQTDFILVREQDLSVVIHTLAQEFQIYREVGGEPVPVAKDDSSNGFPRAQHGPSPTVHPIQSPQNRFCVLTLDPETLPAIATTLIDVLFYSHSVPKEAASGGPESSSIPFFAFSLIEGYISIVMDAETQKKFPSDLLLTSSSGELWRMMNVGLWPRSRVPWRRLTSLLITSVPSTLTMPWFLKMRSAVSLMYSSEGKKA; this is encoded by the exons ATGGAACTTCACATCCTAGAGCACCGGGTGCGGGTACTGAGCCTCGCCCGCTCGGGCCTCTGGCTCtacacccacccactcatcaaGCTGCTCTTCCTGCCCCATCGCAGCCG GTGCAAGTTCTTCAGCCTGACGGAGACCCCGGAAGATTACACACTCATGGTGGATGAGGAGGGCTTTAAAG AGCTACCCCCATCCGAGTTCCTGCAAGTTGCCGAGGCCACGTGGCTGGTGATGAACGTATCATCTCACAGTGGCGCGGTGATGCAGGCCGCGGGCGTTACCAGGATTGCCCGGTCTGTCATTGCCCCGCTGGCTGAGCACCACGTGTCTGTGTTGATGCTGTCCACATACCAGACAGACTTCATCCTG GTACGGGAGCAGGACCTATCTGTCGTGATCCACACGCTGGCCCAGGAGTTCCAGATCTACCGTGAAGTAGGCGGGGAGCCTGTGCCTGTTGCCAAGGACGATTCCAGTAACGGCTTTCCCCGAGCCCAGCACG GGCCCAGTCCCACGGTGCATCCCATTCAGAGCCCGCAGAACCGATTTTGTGTCCTCACGCTGGACCCTGAGACATTGCCAGCTATTGCCACCACCCTCATTGATGTCCTCTTCTACTCACACAG TGTCCCCAAGGAGGCAGCCTCAGGTGGCCCGGAGTCAAGCTCCATCCCATTCTTCGCTTTCTCCCTCATTGAGGGTTACATCTCCATTGTTATGGACGCAGAGACCCAGAAAAA GTTCCCCAGTGACCTCTTGCTGACCAGTTCCTCTGGAGAGCTGTGGAGGATG ATGAATGTGGGATTGTGGCCCAGATCGCGGGTCCCCTGGCGGCGGCTGACATCTCTGCTTATTACATCAGTACCTTCAACTTTGACCATGCCCTG GTTCCTGAAGATGAGATCAGCAGTGTCATTGATGTACTCCAGCGAAGGCAAGAAGGCCTGA